The Paraburkholderia sp. SOS3 genome includes a region encoding these proteins:
- a CDS encoding sugar ABC transporter ATP-binding protein: MRNDERRIAISMKGISKRFGAVQALADANLEVACGTIHGLVGQNGAGKSTIIKVLAGINVPDSGEIRIMGERVDHLTPARVEALGVHFIHQDRLLVPTATVGEAVFLRHEPRIGPFVDKRRMEREAAALLKKYFDLELPRNLLIQDLTTAQQKIVQITRALAQRAQVLVLDEPTAALVRREVDSLFAVLRRLRDDGIAVIFISHYMQEIESLCDAVTVMRNGTDVGVVSPKTTPMDDIISMMIARDVGDMFPAREVTPGPPVLEVAGLSRAGAFHDVSLAVRRGEIVGLTGLLGSGAKELVQCLFGLRQADHGNVSVDGKRVSLRSPMDAVSNGIAMLPEDRRAHGVALGLSVRENVSLASLARYSRIGFMRGGDERSAVGDFIRELSIKTPGGDTLVRHLSGGNQQKVAIAKWLSCQSKVYVLDEPTVAVDVAAKVEIYTLLNRLASEGAAILMLSSDLLELSDFCDRVLVIYRGELVGEFSGARLNSDQLLAASSGASLAEGVTV, encoded by the coding sequence TGCGGCACGATCCATGGGCTCGTCGGGCAGAACGGCGCGGGCAAGTCGACCATCATCAAGGTGCTGGCCGGCATCAATGTGCCCGACAGCGGCGAGATCCGCATCATGGGCGAGCGCGTCGACCACCTGACGCCCGCGCGCGTCGAAGCGCTCGGCGTGCACTTCATCCACCAGGACCGGCTGCTCGTGCCGACCGCGACCGTCGGCGAAGCGGTGTTCCTGCGGCACGAACCGCGTATCGGACCGTTCGTCGACAAGCGGCGCATGGAACGCGAAGCGGCCGCGCTGCTGAAAAAATACTTCGACCTCGAATTGCCGCGCAACCTGCTGATCCAGGACCTGACCACCGCCCAGCAGAAGATCGTGCAGATCACACGCGCGCTCGCGCAGCGCGCGCAGGTGCTCGTGCTCGACGAACCGACCGCCGCGCTCGTCAGAAGGGAAGTGGACAGCCTCTTCGCCGTGCTGCGCCGCCTGCGCGACGACGGCATCGCCGTGATCTTCATCTCGCACTACATGCAGGAAATCGAGTCGCTGTGCGATGCCGTCACGGTCATGCGCAACGGCACCGACGTCGGCGTCGTGTCGCCGAAAACCACACCGATGGACGACATCATCTCGATGATGATCGCGCGCGACGTCGGCGACATGTTCCCGGCGCGCGAGGTCACGCCAGGGCCGCCCGTGCTCGAAGTCGCCGGCCTCTCGCGTGCCGGCGCCTTCCACGACGTGAGCCTCGCCGTGCGTCGCGGCGAGATCGTCGGGCTGACCGGACTGCTCGGCTCGGGCGCGAAGGAGCTCGTGCAATGCCTGTTCGGGCTGCGTCAGGCCGACCACGGCAACGTCAGCGTCGACGGCAAACGCGTGTCGCTTCGCTCGCCGATGGACGCGGTCAGCAACGGCATCGCGATGCTGCCCGAGGACCGGCGCGCGCATGGCGTCGCGCTCGGCCTGTCGGTGCGCGAGAACGTGAGCCTCGCGAGCCTCGCGCGCTACAGCCGCATCGGCTTCATGCGCGGCGGCGACGAACGCTCGGCGGTCGGCGATTTCATCCGCGAGCTGTCGATCAAGACACCGGGCGGCGACACGCTCGTGCGTCATCTGTCGGGCGGCAACCAGCAAAAGGTTGCGATCGCGAAGTGGCTCAGTTGCCAGTCCAAGGTCTATGTGCTCGACGAGCCCACGGTGGCCGTGGACGTCGCCGCCAAGGTCGAGATCTACACGCTGCTGAACCGTCTCGCGAGCGAAGGCGCGGCGATCCTCATGCTGTCTTCCGATCTGCTCGAGCTGTCCGATTTCTGCGATCGCGTGCTGGTGATCTATCGCGGCGAGCTCGTCGGCGAATTCAGCGGCGCGCGCCTGAACAGCGACCAGTTGCTTGCCGCCTCGTCGGGCGCATCACTTGCCGAAGGAGTCACCGTATGA